The Enterobacter kobei genome has a segment encoding these proteins:
- the pal gene encoding peptidoglycan-associated lipoprotein Pal, whose amino-acid sequence MQLNKVLKGLMIALPVMAIAACSSNKNASNDQSGEGMMGAGTGMDANGNGNMSSEEQARLQMQQLQQNNIVYFDLDKYDIRSDFAAMLDAHANFLRSNPSYKVTVEGHADERGTPEYNISLGERRANAVKMYLQGKGVSADQISIVSYGKEKPAVLGHDEAAYSKNRRAVLVY is encoded by the coding sequence ATGCAACTGAACAAAGTGCTGAAGGGGCTGATGATCGCTCTGCCTGTAATGGCAATCGCAGCGTGTTCTTCTAACAAGAACGCAAGCAATGACCAGAGCGGCGAAGGCATGATGGGTGCCGGTACCGGTATGGACGCGAACGGCAATGGCAACATGTCTTCTGAAGAGCAGGCGCGTCTTCAGATGCAGCAGCTGCAGCAGAACAACATCGTTTACTTCGATCTGGATAAATACGACATCCGTTCTGACTTCGCTGCGATGCTGGATGCTCACGCTAACTTCCTGCGTAGCAACCCATCTTACAAAGTCACCGTAGAAGGTCACGCGGACGAACGTGGTACCCCAGAGTACAACATCTCCCTGGGTGAACGTCGTGCTAACGCTGTTAAAATGTACCTGCAGGGTAAAGGCGTTTCTGCTGATCAGATCTCCATCGTTTCTTACGGTAAAGAAAAACCTGCAGTACTGGGTCACGACGAAGCGGCTTACTCCAAAAACCGTCGTGCCGTACTGGTTTACTAA
- the pnuC gene encoding nicotinamide riboside transporter PnuC: MDFFSTQNILVHIPIGAGGYDLSWIEAVGTLAGLLCIWLASLEKISNYAFGLINVTLFAIIFFQIQLYASLLLQLFFFAANIYGWYAWSRQNSQQEAELQIRWLPLPKAIAWFVACVVAIGFMTVYINPVFAFLTRVAVSAMSGIGLSVTMPELQPDAFPFWDSCMMVLSIAAMILMTRKYVENWLLWVIINVISVVIFALQGVYAMSLEYLLLTFIALNGSRMWIKSARERGSHTLSR; this comes from the coding sequence ATGGATTTTTTTAGCACGCAGAACATTCTGGTTCATATACCGATTGGTGCAGGTGGCTATGACCTGTCATGGATTGAGGCCGTCGGCACGCTGGCGGGTTTACTCTGCATCTGGCTGGCAAGCCTGGAGAAAATCAGCAATTACGCGTTCGGGCTGATTAACGTTACGCTGTTTGCGATTATCTTCTTCCAGATCCAGCTGTACGCCAGCCTGCTTTTGCAGTTGTTCTTCTTCGCCGCCAATATTTACGGCTGGTACGCATGGTCGCGGCAGAACAGCCAGCAGGAGGCTGAGCTACAGATCCGCTGGCTACCCCTGCCGAAAGCCATTGCCTGGTTTGTCGCTTGCGTGGTTGCTATTGGTTTCATGACCGTTTATATCAACCCGGTGTTTGCCTTCCTGACCCGTGTGGCCGTTTCGGCTATGTCCGGTATCGGCCTGAGCGTAACGATGCCAGAACTTCAGCCGGATGCTTTCCCGTTCTGGGATTCCTGCATGATGGTGCTGTCAATTGCGGCGATGATCCTGATGACCCGTAAATACGTTGAGAACTGGCTGCTGTGGGTCATCATCAACGTTATCAGCGTGGTCATTTTCGCGCTGCAGGGCGTCTATGCGATGTCGCTGGAATATCTGCTGCTGACCTTCATTGCCCTGAATGGCAGCCGTATGTGGATTAAGAGCGCGCGTGAGCGAGGCTCTCACACGCTTTCCCGCTAA
- the aroG gene encoding 3-deoxy-7-phosphoheptulonate synthase AroG, whose product MNYQNDDLRIKEINELLPPVALLEKFPATENAANTVSHARKAIHKILKGNDDRLLVVIGPCSIHDPAAAKEYAARLLQLREELKDELEIVMRVYFEKPRTTVGWKGLINDPHMDNSFQINDGLRIARKLLLEINDSGLPAAGEFLDMITPQYLADLMSWGAIGARTTESQVHRELASGLSCPVGFKNGTDGTIKVAIDAINAAGAPHCFLSVTKWGHSAIVNTSGNGDCHIILRGGKEPNYSAKHVADVKVGLEKAGLPPQVMIDFSHANSSKQFKKQMDVGADVCQQIAGGEKAVIGVMIESHLVEGNQNLEGSEPLVYGKSVTDACIGWDDTDTLLRQLANAVKARRG is encoded by the coding sequence ATGAATTATCAGAACGACGATTTACGCATTAAAGAGATCAATGAGTTATTACCTCCTGTAGCGCTCCTTGAGAAATTCCCCGCCACTGAAAATGCCGCAAACACGGTTTCTCATGCTCGCAAAGCGATCCATAAGATCCTGAAAGGTAATGACGATCGTCTTCTGGTGGTGATTGGTCCATGCTCTATCCACGATCCTGCTGCGGCAAAAGAGTATGCGGCAAGGCTGCTTCAGCTGCGCGAAGAGCTGAAGGATGAGCTGGAAATCGTCATGCGCGTCTATTTTGAAAAACCGCGTACGACCGTTGGCTGGAAAGGGCTCATTAACGATCCGCACATGGATAACAGCTTCCAGATCAACGACGGTCTGCGTATTGCGCGCAAGCTGCTGCTGGAGATCAACGACAGTGGCCTGCCTGCTGCCGGTGAGTTCCTGGATATGATCACGCCACAATACCTGGCTGATTTGATGAGCTGGGGCGCAATTGGTGCCCGTACCACGGAATCTCAGGTTCACCGCGAACTGGCATCCGGTCTCTCTTGTCCGGTTGGTTTTAAAAACGGCACTGACGGCACCATTAAGGTGGCTATCGACGCCATTAACGCAGCGGGTGCACCGCACTGCTTCCTGTCCGTGACCAAATGGGGTCATTCCGCCATCGTGAACACCAGCGGTAACGGGGATTGCCATATTATTCTGCGTGGCGGCAAAGAGCCAAACTACAGTGCAAAACATGTGGCCGACGTGAAGGTCGGGCTGGAAAAAGCCGGGCTGCCACCGCAGGTGATGATCGATTTCAGCCATGCCAACTCCAGCAAGCAGTTTAAAAAGCAGATGGACGTCGGGGCTGATGTCTGTCAGCAGATTGCCGGCGGTGAGAAGGCGGTGATTGGCGTGATGATTGAAAGCCATCTGGTCGAAGGTAACCAGAACCTGGAAGGCAGCGAGCCGCTGGTGTACGGCAAGAGCGTCACGGATGCCTGCATCGGCTGGGACGATACCGACACCCTCCTGCGTCAGCTGGCGAACGCGGTGAAAGCACGTCGCGGTTAA
- the galK gene encoding galactokinase, with product MSLKDKTQSLFAEKFGYPATHVIQAPGRVNLIGEHTDYNDGFVLPCAIDYQTVISCAKRDDRNVRVIAADYGNETDEFSLDAPIVTHDSQQWSNYVRGVVKHLQKRNKNFGGADLVISGNVPQGAGLSSSASLEVAVGTVFQQLYHLPLDGAQIALNGQEAENQFVGCNCGIMDQLISALGKKEHALLIDCRSLGTKAVPLPKGAAVVIINSNFKRTLVGSEYNTRREQCETGARFFQQPALRDVTLDEFNKVAHELDPVVARRVRHVLTENARTVEAASALAKGDLKRMGELMAESHASMRDDFEITVPQIDTLVEIVKATIGDKGGVRMTGGGFGGCIVALVPEELVPAVQDAVTKQYEAKTGIKETFYVCKASQGAGQC from the coding sequence ATGAGTCTGAAAGATAAAACACAATCCCTGTTTGCTGAGAAATTTGGCTACCCTGCCACCCATGTTATTCAGGCGCCTGGCCGCGTCAATCTGATCGGTGAACATACTGACTACAACGACGGTTTTGTGCTGCCGTGTGCCATTGATTACCAGACGGTTATTAGTTGCGCAAAGCGCGACGACCGTAACGTCCGCGTAATAGCGGCGGATTACGGTAACGAAACCGACGAGTTTTCCCTTGATGCCCCCATTGTGACGCACGACAGCCAGCAGTGGTCTAACTATGTGCGCGGCGTGGTGAAGCATCTGCAGAAGCGTAACAAGAACTTTGGCGGTGCGGATTTAGTGATCAGCGGCAACGTGCCACAGGGCGCGGGCTTAAGCTCCTCTGCCTCTCTGGAAGTCGCCGTGGGGACCGTGTTCCAGCAGCTTTATCATCTGCCGCTGGACGGGGCGCAAATCGCCCTTAACGGTCAGGAAGCAGAAAACCAGTTCGTGGGCTGTAACTGCGGCATTATGGACCAGCTGATCTCCGCGCTGGGCAAAAAAGAGCACGCGCTGCTGATCGACTGCCGCTCGCTTGGCACCAAAGCCGTTCCGCTGCCCAAAGGCGCGGCTGTTGTGATTATCAACAGTAATTTTAAGCGCACGCTGGTGGGCAGCGAGTACAACACCCGCCGCGAGCAGTGTGAAACCGGTGCACGCTTCTTCCAGCAGCCCGCCCTGCGCGACGTGACGCTTGATGAATTCAATAAGGTTGCGCATGAGCTGGATCCGGTTGTCGCCAGACGCGTTCGTCACGTGCTGACGGAGAACGCCCGTACCGTTGAAGCCGCGTCCGCGCTGGCGAAAGGCGACCTGAAACGCATGGGAGAACTGATGGCTGAATCGCATGCCTCCATGCGCGATGACTTTGAAATCACCGTCCCGCAAATTGATACCCTGGTTGAGATCGTCAAAGCGACCATCGGCGATAAAGGCGGTGTGCGCATGACCGGCGGTGGCTTCGGGGGCTGCATCGTTGCGCTGGTGCCGGAAGAGCTGGTCCCTGCTGTACAGGATGCCGTGACGAAGCAGTACGAAGCAAAAACAGGTATTAAAGAAACCTTCTATGTATGTAAAGCATCACAAGGAGCCGGACAGTGCTAA
- the tolA gene encoding cell envelope integrity protein TolA — protein sequence MSKATEQNDKLKRAIIVSAVLHVILFAALIWSSFDEHIDASGGGGGSSIDAVMVDPGAVVQNYNRQQQQKASAKRAEEQREKQAQQQAEELREKQAAEQERLKQLEKERLQAQEAAKEQAEQQKQAEEAAKKAQEQQKQAEEAAAKAAADAKAKADAQAKLAAEAAKKAAADAQKKAEAEAAKKAAADAQKKAEAEAAKKAAADAQKKAEAEAAKKAAQEAEKKAAADAAKKAAAAEKAAAEKAAAAEKAAADKKAAAEKAAADKKAAAEKKAAAEKAAAKKAAADKAAAAAGVDDLLGDLSSGKNAPKAGGGAKGNGQPSKDSGTSGANGGATGADISAYAKQIQVAIQSRLFDAGLYQGKQCVLHINLAPDGRLKSVTSEGGDPALCQAALAAARSANIPKPPSEAVYDKIKDAKLDFKL from the coding sequence GTGTCAAAGGCAACCGAACAGAACGACAAGCTTAAGCGAGCGATAATCGTCTCCGCAGTACTGCACGTGATTCTTTTTGCAGCGCTGATCTGGAGTTCGTTCGATGAGCATATTGATGCATCAGGCGGCGGTGGAGGGTCTTCCATCGATGCCGTTATGGTGGATCCCGGTGCGGTAGTGCAAAACTATAATCGCCAACAGCAGCAGAAGGCGAGTGCAAAACGGGCTGAAGAACAGCGTGAAAAACAGGCGCAACAGCAAGCGGAAGAGCTGCGTGAAAAGCAGGCCGCGGAGCAGGAACGTCTGAAGCAGCTTGAGAAAGAACGTTTGCAGGCGCAGGAAGCGGCGAAAGAGCAGGCGGAACAGCAAAAGCAAGCTGAAGAGGCCGCGAAAAAAGCGCAGGAGCAGCAAAAGCAGGCGGAAGAAGCGGCCGCTAAAGCCGCAGCGGATGCCAAAGCGAAGGCTGATGCCCAGGCAAAATTAGCGGCTGAAGCAGCGAAGAAAGCGGCTGCCGATGCCCAGAAAAAAGCTGAAGCCGAAGCCGCGAAGAAAGCCGCTGCTGATGCTCAGAAGAAAGCCGAAGCCGAAGCGGCGAAGAAAGCGGCTGCTGACGCTCAGAAGAAAGCTGAAGCCGAAGCGGCGAAGAAAGCCGCTCAGGAAGCAGAGAAGAAAGCAGCGGCTGACGCTGCGAAGAAAGCGGCTGCTGCCGAGAAGGCCGCGGCTGAAAAAGCGGCTGCGGCTGAAAAAGCTGCTGCTGATAAAAAAGCGGCTGCCGAGAAAGCTGCAGCAGATAAAAAAGCGGCTGCCGAAAAGAAAGCTGCGGCTGAAAAAGCCGCTGCCAAAAAGGCCGCTGCAGATAAAGCGGCTGCGGCTGCCGGCGTCGACGATTTGCTGGGCGACCTGAGTTCAGGTAAGAACGCACCAAAAGCGGGTGGCGGGGCGAAAGGGAACGGTCAGCCGTCTAAAGACAGCGGGACCTCCGGCGCCAACGGCGGGGCAACGGGTGCAGATATCAGCGCTTATGCGAAGCAGATTCAGGTGGCGATCCAAAGCCGTCTGTTTGATGCGGGCCTGTATCAGGGCAAACAGTGCGTGCTGCATATCAATCTTGCCCCAGATGGACGGTTGAAAAGCGTCACTTCTGAAGGGGGCGATCCTGCGCTTTGTCAGGCAGCGTTAGCCGCAGCAAGATCGGCGAACATTCCTAAACCGCCGAGTGAGGCTGTTTACGATAAGATAAAAGATGCCAAACTAGACTTTAAGCTGTGA
- the cpoB gene encoding cell division protein CpoB translates to MSSNFRHHLLSLSLLVGIAAPWAAFAQAPISSVGSGSVEDRVTQLERISNAHSQLLTQLQQQLSDNQNDIDSLRGQIQESQYQLNQVVERQKQILLQIDSLSSGGGAAAQPAAGDQSGAATSAPAPSADASASTGAPVQSGDANTDYNAAIALVQDQSRQDDAIAAFQNFVKKYPDSTYQPNANYWLGQLNYNKGKKDDAAFYFASVVKNYPKSPKAPDAMYKVGVIMQDKGDTAKAKAVYQQVVAKFPGTEGAKQAQKRLNSMG, encoded by the coding sequence ATGAGCAGTAACTTCAGACATCATCTGTTGAGTCTGTCGTTACTGGTTGGAATAGCGGCCCCCTGGGCCGCTTTTGCTCAGGCACCAATCAGTAGTGTCGGCTCAGGCTCGGTAGAAGACCGGGTCACTCAACTCGAGCGTATTTCTAACGCTCACAGTCAGCTTTTAACCCAACTCCAGCAACAACTTTCCGATAACCAAAACGATATTGACTCACTCCGCGGTCAGATTCAGGAAAGTCAGTATCAGCTTAACCAGGTTGTGGAACGTCAGAAGCAAATCTTGTTGCAGATAGATAGCCTGAGCAGCGGTGGTGGTGCAGCAGCACAACCCGCAGCAGGCGATCAGAGCGGAGCGGCGACATCCGCGCCCGCGCCGTCTGCGGATGCTTCCGCTTCCACAGGCGCGCCTGTACAGAGCGGTGACGCGAATACGGATTACAATGCGGCCATTGCCCTCGTGCAGGATCAATCTCGTCAGGACGACGCGATTGCTGCGTTTCAGAACTTTGTTAAGAAATACCCTGATTCAACCTACCAGCCAAATGCCAATTACTGGCTTGGTCAGTTGAATTACAACAAGGGTAAAAAGGATGATGCGGCGTTTTATTTTGCCTCCGTGGTGAAAAATTACCCAAAATCGCCGAAAGCGCCAGATGCGATGTATAAGGTTGGCGTGATCATGCAGGACAAAGGTGACACTGCGAAAGCCAAAGCGGTTTATCAGCAGGTGGTCGCCAAATTCCCTGGTACCGAAGGTGCCAAACAGGCGCAAAAACGTCTGAATTCGATGGGATGA
- a CDS encoding protein YbgS — translation MKMTKLATLFLTATLTLASGSVLAAETGTSDSNGDANAAAEAGQVAPDAKQNIAPNNVDNSQINTGNTNTGGTMLHPNGSDSGTMNHDNMSSNEVHKNSMCKDGKCPDPNDKVGNDANTKTDGTTQ, via the coding sequence ATGAAAATGACAAAACTGGCAACCCTCTTCCTGACCGCCACTCTCACCCTGGCAAGCGGCAGCGTCCTGGCTGCTGAAACGGGCACCTCAGACAGCAACGGTGATGCCAATGCGGCAGCAGAAGCAGGCCAGGTCGCCCCTGATGCGAAACAGAATATCGCCCCAAATAATGTCGATAACAGCCAGATCAATACCGGCAACACCAATACCGGGGGCACCATGCTGCATCCGAACGGCAGTGATTCCGGCACCATGAATCACGACAATATGAGTTCAAATGAAGTTCATAAGAACTCAATGTGTAAGGACGGCAAATGTCCCGACCCTAACGACAAAGTGGGTAACGATGCCAATACCAAAACCGATGGCACAACCCAGTAA
- the gpmA gene encoding 2,3-diphosphoglycerate-dependent phosphoglycerate mutase, producing MAITKLVLVRHGESQWNNENRFTGWYDVDLSEKGVSEAKAAGKLLKEEGFSFDFAYTSVLKRAIHTLWNVLDELDQAWLPVEKSWKLNERHYGALQGLNKAETAEKYGDEQVKQWRRGFAVTPPELTKDDERYPGHDPRYAKLTDAELPTTESLALTIDRVVPYWNETILPRLKSGERVIIAAHGNSLRALVKYLDNMGEDEILELNIPTGVPLVYEFDENFKPIKHYYLGNADEIAAKAAAVANQGKAK from the coding sequence ATGGCTATTACTAAGCTGGTCCTGGTGCGTCACGGCGAAAGCCAGTGGAACAACGAAAACCGCTTTACCGGTTGGTACGACGTTGATCTGTCTGAGAAAGGCGTAAGCGAAGCAAAAGCAGCAGGTAAACTGCTGAAGGAAGAAGGCTTCAGCTTTGATTTTGCTTACACCTCTGTGCTGAAACGCGCCATCCACACGCTGTGGAACGTGCTCGACGAACTGGATCAGGCCTGGCTGCCGGTTGAGAAATCCTGGAAACTGAACGAGCGTCACTACGGTGCGCTGCAGGGTCTCAACAAAGCCGAAACCGCTGAGAAATACGGTGACGAGCAGGTTAAACAGTGGCGTCGCGGCTTCGCGGTAACCCCACCAGAGCTGACCAAAGATGACGAGCGCTACCCGGGCCACGACCCGCGTTACGCGAAACTGACTGACGCTGAGCTGCCAACCACCGAAAGCCTGGCGCTGACCATCGACCGCGTTGTGCCTTACTGGAACGAAACCATTCTGCCACGCCTGAAAAGCGGTGAGCGCGTGATCATCGCCGCTCACGGTAACTCCCTGCGTGCGCTGGTGAAATACCTGGACAACATGGGTGAAGACGAAATTCTTGAACTGAACATCCCAACTGGCGTACCGCTGGTGTATGAGTTCGACGAAAACTTCAAACCAATCAAACACTACTATCTGGGTAACGCGGATGAAATCGCAGCGAAAGCCGCGGCTGTCGCGAACCAGGGTAAAGCGAAGTAA
- the zitB gene encoding CDF family zinc transporter ZitB, protein MAHTHSHASSPGNDNVKRLMLAFGVTATFMVIEVIGGLVSGSLALLADAGHMLTDAAALLFALLAVQFAHRPPNARHTFGWLRLTTLAAFVNAIALVVITILIVWEAIQRFRHPQPIAGTTMMVIAVAGLLANILAFWILHRGSGEKNLNVRAAALHVLGDLLGSVGAIVAALVILYTGWTPVDPILSVLVSCLVLRSAWSLLKESVNELLEGAPASMDIDELKRNLRRSVPEVRNVHHVHVWQVGEKPVMTLHVQVIPPHDHDALLERIHHFLEHHYEIGHATVQMEYQACNGPDCHLNEAQPDHSHHHHH, encoded by the coding sequence ATGGCGCACACCCACTCACACGCATCTTCTCCCGGAAATGACAACGTAAAACGACTCATGCTGGCCTTCGGCGTTACGGCCACGTTTATGGTTATCGAGGTCATTGGCGGTCTGGTCTCCGGCTCGCTGGCGTTGCTGGCTGATGCCGGGCACATGCTGACCGATGCCGCAGCGCTACTCTTCGCTCTGCTGGCAGTGCAATTTGCTCATCGTCCTCCGAACGCACGCCATACCTTCGGCTGGTTGAGGCTGACTACGCTTGCCGCGTTTGTTAACGCCATCGCGCTGGTGGTCATTACTATTCTTATCGTCTGGGAAGCCATCCAACGCTTCAGGCACCCGCAGCCAATAGCCGGAACGACAATGATGGTGATTGCCGTCGCGGGGCTGCTGGCGAATATTCTGGCATTCTGGATTTTGCATCGCGGCAGCGGAGAAAAGAACCTCAACGTGCGCGCTGCTGCCCTGCATGTGCTGGGGGATTTGCTCGGCTCAGTCGGGGCGATAGTCGCCGCGCTGGTGATCCTCTATACCGGCTGGACGCCAGTCGACCCAATTCTCTCCGTGCTGGTATCGTGTCTGGTTTTACGTAGCGCCTGGAGTCTGCTGAAGGAGAGCGTCAATGAACTGCTTGAAGGGGCACCCGCATCCATGGACATTGACGAGCTGAAGCGTAACCTGCGCCGTTCTGTCCCGGAAGTGCGCAATGTTCATCATGTGCATGTCTGGCAGGTAGGCGAAAAACCGGTGATGACGCTACACGTTCAGGTGATCCCACCTCACGATCATGATGCATTACTGGAACGCATTCATCACTTCCTGGAACATCATTACGAGATTGGCCACGCCACCGTCCAGATGGAGTATCAGGCCTGTAACGGGCCGGACTGTCACCTTAACGAGGCGCAGCCCGACCATTCACATCATCATCACCATTAG
- the galM gene encoding galactose-1-epimerase, which translates to MLNETPTLAPDGLPYRLLTLRNRAGMVVTLMDWGATLLSARVPMPDGSVRETMLGCASPEQYVNQSAFLGASVGRYANRIAKSRFELDGVAYPLLPSQGENQLHGGPEGFDKRRWKIVRQNDSEVLFSLDSPDGDQGFPGNLIASARFTLTDDNRIAIEYRATVDKPCPVNLTNHAYFNLDGNQCDVRNHKLQILADAYLPVDEMGIPYKGLKQVNDTSFDFRNAKAIAQDFLSDDDQRKVKGYDHAFLLQAKGDLSQPAAQVWSADEKLQMTVYTTAPALQFYSGNYLGGTTAREHNEYSDWQGLALESEFLPDSPNHPEWPQPDCVLRPGEEYVSVTEYHFIPRA; encoded by the coding sequence GTGCTAAACGAAACACCTACCCTCGCACCGGATGGTCTGCCGTATCGCCTGTTAACCCTGCGCAACCGCGCAGGGATGGTGGTTACGCTGATGGACTGGGGTGCAACCCTGCTCTCCGCCCGCGTACCGATGCCGGACGGCAGCGTGCGTGAAACGATGCTCGGCTGTGCATCGCCTGAGCAGTATGTTAACCAATCGGCTTTTCTGGGAGCGTCCGTCGGCCGCTATGCCAACCGCATCGCTAAAAGCCGTTTCGAACTCGACGGCGTGGCGTACCCTCTCCTTCCAAGTCAGGGTGAGAACCAGCTTCACGGCGGACCGGAAGGGTTTGATAAACGCCGCTGGAAAATTGTCCGTCAAAATGACAGCGAAGTGCTGTTCTCGCTGGATTCACCTGATGGCGATCAGGGCTTCCCGGGCAACCTTATCGCCTCAGCACGCTTCACGCTAACCGACGACAACCGAATCGCCATCGAATACCGTGCCACGGTCGACAAGCCGTGTCCGGTTAACCTGACTAACCATGCCTACTTTAATCTGGACGGCAACCAGTGCGACGTGCGCAACCACAAGCTGCAAATCCTTGCGGACGCGTACCTGCCGGTTGACGAAATGGGCATACCGTATAAGGGCCTGAAGCAGGTGAACGACACCAGCTTCGACTTCCGCAATGCGAAAGCTATCGCACAGGATTTCCTGAGTGATGACGATCAGCGCAAGGTGAAAGGCTACGACCACGCTTTCCTGTTGCAGGCCAAAGGCGATCTCAGCCAGCCCGCCGCGCAGGTCTGGTCTGCTGATGAGAAGCTGCAGATGACCGTTTATACCACCGCCCCTGCCCTGCAGTTCTACTCAGGTAACTATCTTGGCGGCACAACGGCACGCGAACACAATGAATACAGCGACTGGCAGGGTCTGGCACTGGAGAGCGAGTTCCTGCCTGACAGCCCGAATCATCCGGAATGGCCGCAGCCAGATTGCGTTCTGCGCCCGGGTGAAGAGTACGTGAGCGTCACCGAGTATCATTTCATTCCGCGCGCTTAA
- the tolB gene encoding Tol-Pal system beta propeller repeat protein TolB, with amino-acid sequence MKQALRVAFSFLMLWAAVLHAEVRIEITQGVDSARPIGVVPFQWAGPGAAPEDAGGIVAADLRNSGKFNPLDRSRLPQQPGSAQEVQPAAWSALGIDAVVVGQVTPNPDGSYNVAWQLVDTGGAPGTVLAQNSYKVTKQYLRYAAHAASDAVFEKLTGIKGAFRTRIAYVVQTNGGQFPYELRVSDYDGYNQFLVKRSSQPLMSPAWSPDGSKLAYVTFESGRSALVIQTLANGAVRQVASFPRHNGAPSFSPDGSKLAFALSKTGSLNLYVMDIGSGQIRQVTDGRSNNTEPSWFPDSQNLAFTSDQAGRPQIYKVNINGGAPQRITWEGSQNQNADVSSDGKFMVMVSSNGGQQHIAKQDLVAGGVQVLSSTFLDETPSLAPNGTMVIYSSSQGMGSVLNLVSTDGRFKARIPATDGQVKSPAWSPYL; translated from the coding sequence ATGAAGCAGGCATTACGTGTAGCATTTAGTTTTTTAATGCTGTGGGCAGCTGTGCTGCACGCAGAAGTACGTATCGAGATCACCCAGGGGGTGGACTCGGCACGCCCAATCGGTGTTGTTCCGTTCCAGTGGGCCGGTCCTGGCGCTGCACCTGAAGATGCCGGTGGCATCGTGGCGGCTGACCTGCGTAACAGCGGTAAATTCAACCCGTTAGATCGTTCTCGTCTGCCTCAGCAGCCGGGCAGCGCACAGGAAGTACAGCCTGCTGCATGGTCTGCGCTGGGTATTGATGCGGTCGTTGTGGGTCAGGTTACCCCTAACCCGGACGGCTCTTACAACGTGGCCTGGCAGCTGGTAGATACCGGCGGTGCACCGGGTACCGTTCTGGCACAGAACTCTTACAAGGTCACTAAACAGTACCTGCGCTACGCGGCTCACGCGGCCAGCGATGCGGTATTCGAAAAACTGACCGGCATTAAAGGTGCGTTCCGTACCCGTATTGCTTATGTGGTGCAGACCAACGGCGGTCAGTTCCCGTATGAGCTGCGCGTCTCTGACTACGACGGCTACAACCAGTTCCTGGTGAAACGTTCTTCCCAGCCGCTGATGTCTCCAGCCTGGTCTCCGGACGGTTCTAAACTGGCATACGTGACTTTCGAGAGCGGTCGTTCTGCGCTGGTTATCCAGACGCTGGCTAACGGTGCTGTGCGTCAGGTAGCGTCGTTCCCACGTCACAACGGTGCGCCTTCCTTCTCTCCGGACGGCTCTAAACTGGCCTTTGCGCTGTCTAAAACCGGTAGCCTGAACCTGTATGTGATGGATATTGGCTCTGGCCAGATCCGCCAGGTGACCGATGGTCGCAGCAACAACACCGAACCTTCATGGTTCCCGGACAGTCAAAACCTGGCGTTTACCTCTGACCAGGCTGGCCGTCCACAAATCTATAAAGTAAACATCAACGGCGGTGCTCCGCAGCGTATTACCTGGGAAGGTTCGCAGAACCAGAACGCAGACGTGAGCAGCGACGGTAAATTCATGGTAATGGTCAGCTCCAACGGTGGGCAGCAGCACATTGCCAAACAAGATCTGGTAGCGGGTGGCGTTCAAGTTCTGTCGTCAACGTTCCTGGATGAAACGCCAAGTCTGGCACCTAACGGCACTATGGTAATCTACAGCTCTTCTCAGGGGATGGGATCTGTGCTGAATCTGGTTTCTACAGATGGGCGTTTCAAAGCGCGTATTCCGGCCACTGATGGACAGGTAAAATCACCTGCCTGGTCGCCGTATCTGTAA